The proteins below are encoded in one region of Methyloterricola oryzae:
- a CDS encoding transposase has product MDSSPKRTRRFHSVDFKRQVVDACRQPGASIAAVALAHGINANLARRWLRESGSVSASRYPA; this is encoded by the coding sequence ATGGACTCATCTCCCAAGCGTACCCGACGCTTCCATAGCGTTGATTTCAAGCGGCAGGTGGTGGACGCCTGCCGACAGCCCGGTGCCTCAATTGCCGCGGTCGCGCTGGCACACGGCATCAACGCCAACCTGGCGCGGCGTTGGCTGCGCGAATCGGGCAGCGTAAGTGCCTCCAGATATCCGGCGG